A genomic window from Paucibacter sp. KCTC 42545 includes:
- a CDS encoding DUF484 family protein, producing MNSNTTPAITEQDIADFLLATPSFFQRHAELLATVQLSHPLGQRTVSLQERQAEMLRDKIKGLEQKIIEMIRNGQENLALSDRLHRWTRGLMLTADAASLPEVLVQELRHQFMIPQAGLRLWGVDAAYADASYAQPVSSDVKSFANSLSQPYCGVNSGFEAARWLQQADEAGQAAGAVTSLALIPLTLAESGDAAKPGKLGKSFGLLVLGSPDPTRYTAEMGTEFLQRVGEIASAALARLLAPAAAVVAAPESGRPD from the coding sequence GTGAACAGCAATACCACGCCAGCTATTACTGAACAGGACATCGCCGATTTCCTGCTCGCCACCCCGAGCTTTTTTCAGCGTCACGCCGAACTGCTGGCCACCGTGCAACTGAGCCACCCGCTGGGTCAGCGCACGGTCTCGCTGCAAGAGCGCCAAGCCGAAATGCTGCGCGACAAGATCAAGGGCCTGGAGCAAAAGATCATCGAGATGATCCGCAACGGCCAAGAGAACCTGGCCTTGTCCGATCGCCTGCACCGCTGGACCCGCGGCCTGATGCTGACGGCCGATGCGGCCAGCCTGCCCGAGGTGCTGGTGCAGGAGTTGCGCCACCAGTTCATGATTCCGCAAGCCGGCCTGCGCCTGTGGGGCGTGGATGCCGCGTATGCCGATGCCAGCTATGCCCAGCCCGTCAGCAGCGATGTGAAGAGCTTTGCCAACAGCCTGTCGCAGCCTTATTGCGGCGTCAATTCCGGCTTCGAGGCGGCGCGCTGGTTGCAGCAGGCCGATGAGGCCGGGCAAGCCGCAGGCGCGGTCACTTCGCTGGCGCTGATCCCCTTGACGCTGGCCGAGAGCGGTGACGCAGCCAAGCCCGGCAAGCTTGGTAAGAGCTTTGGCCTGCTGGTGCTGGGCTCGCCCGACCCGACCCGCTACACCGCCGAGATGGGCACCGAGTTCCTGCAACGCGTGGGCGAGATTGCCAGCGCGGCGCTGGCCCGCTTGCTGGCGCCTGCTGCCGCTGTTGTGGCGGCGCCCGAGAGTGGCCGCCCGGACTGA
- a CDS encoding GGDEF domain-containing response regulator, producing MQLPLMPTALPPLKILVVDDQATTRFVLSQQLQEVGHIVVQADSAETALARFQQHQPDLVLLDVEMPGHDGYWVASQMRAAEAGGWTPIIFLSSVTQDHSIWQAIESGGDDYLVKPVSSTVLQAKLRAMQRLRRMQGRLIELSEELRIANEQLTRISVEDALTGLPNRRGFDSRLQHEIVAAQREQQPLTLVLCDIDFFKGYNDSLGHVEGDACLQRAGALLQGMCRRPRDYPARYGGEEFALILPCTPRSGAMTFARALMRTLEVTALPHPRSAVASHLTMSGGITTCIPDASTSVEGLVRRADEALYAAKSRGRNCFFSFEMQMDTREQRSAGRAAPSSAAESGPPQPPPREQ from the coding sequence ATGCAGCTGCCCTTGATGCCCACCGCCCTGCCGCCGCTGAAGATCTTGGTCGTCGATGACCAAGCGACCACGCGCTTCGTGCTGAGCCAGCAGCTGCAAGAAGTGGGTCACATCGTCGTGCAGGCAGACTCCGCCGAAACAGCCCTGGCTCGATTTCAGCAACACCAGCCCGACCTGGTGCTGCTGGATGTGGAAATGCCCGGCCACGATGGCTATTGGGTCGCCAGCCAGATGCGCGCGGCCGAAGCCGGTGGCTGGACGCCCATCATCTTTTTGTCCTCGGTGACACAAGATCACAGCATCTGGCAGGCGATTGAATCGGGCGGTGACGACTACCTCGTCAAGCCCGTTTCCAGCACCGTGCTGCAGGCCAAATTGAGAGCCATGCAGCGGCTGCGGCGCATGCAGGGCCGCTTGATCGAACTCTCCGAAGAATTGCGCATTGCCAATGAGCAACTGACCCGCATCAGCGTGGAAGACGCCCTCACCGGCCTGCCCAACCGGCGCGGCTTTGACAGCCGCTTGCAGCACGAGATCGTTGCCGCCCAGCGCGAGCAGCAGCCGCTGACCCTGGTGTTGTGCGATATCGACTTTTTCAAGGGCTATAACGACAGCCTGGGCCATGTCGAGGGCGATGCCTGCCTGCAGCGCGCCGGCGCCTTGCTGCAAGGCATGTGCCGGCGGCCGCGCGACTACCCGGCGCGCTACGGCGGCGAAGAATTTGCGCTCATCCTGCCCTGCACGCCGCGCTCCGGCGCCATGACCTTCGCGCGCGCGCTGATGCGCACGCTGGAAGTGACCGCCCTGCCGCACCCGCGCTCCGCCGTCGCCTCCCACCTGACCATGTCGGGCGGCATCACCACATGCATCCCTGACGCCAGCACCTCGGTCGAAGGCCTGGTGCGACGCGCCGACGAAGCCTTGTATGCCGCCAAATCTCGCGGGCGCAACTGCTTTTTCAGCTTCGAGATGCAGATGGACACGCGTGAGCAACGCTCCGCGGGCCGCGCCGCGCCTAGCTCAGCGGCAGAATCGGGCCCGCCGCAGCCCCCTCCCCGCGAGCAATGA
- a CDS encoding DNA glycosylase AlkZ-like family protein: MSPKPTSPCLEDLRRYAIARSLFKPTTLPAAIKRLGFVQADPIRAPARAQDLTLRLRVKDYRAGELEQRYARLGVEEDCFVNYGFVPREHLALLHPRVARRSWDAKTHAQAQAVQAFVRGRGATHPREVQAEFQLGQTRNAWGGSSNAITHLLDAMHYRGLLRVKRREQGQRIYEAVQHAPDEASSPQQKAEALVRLVLQKYAPLPARSLGQLCSMSRYGAPQLQAEVKRVQAQAKHLFAHTQVAGHTWFWPEDEDPRSRRWRLDEEVRLLAPFDPIVWDRLRFELFWGWAYRFEAYTPAPKRKLGYYALPMLWRGEVLGWANASVVAGELQLQCGYLSGSAPSDPAFEGALQSEIERLRLFLSLDLA; the protein is encoded by the coding sequence ATGAGCCCCAAGCCAACCAGCCCCTGCCTTGAAGATTTGCGCCGCTACGCCATCGCGCGCAGCTTGTTCAAACCCACCACCTTGCCCGCCGCAATCAAGCGCCTGGGCTTTGTGCAGGCCGATCCGATCCGCGCCCCGGCGCGCGCGCAAGACCTGACCCTGAGGCTGCGGGTCAAAGACTACCGCGCCGGCGAGTTGGAGCAACGCTACGCCCGTTTAGGCGTAGAGGAAGACTGCTTCGTCAACTACGGCTTTGTGCCGCGTGAGCATCTGGCCCTGCTGCATCCCCGTGTGGCGCGACGCAGCTGGGATGCCAAAACCCATGCACAGGCCCAGGCAGTTCAAGCCTTTGTGCGCGGCCGCGGCGCCACGCACCCGCGGGAGGTGCAAGCCGAATTCCAGCTCGGCCAGACCCGCAATGCCTGGGGCGGCAGCAGCAATGCCATCACCCATTTGCTGGACGCCATGCACTACCGCGGCCTGCTGCGCGTCAAGCGGCGTGAGCAAGGCCAACGCATTTACGAGGCGGTGCAACACGCGCCCGACGAAGCCAGCAGCCCGCAGCAAAAGGCCGAAGCCCTGGTGCGGCTGGTGCTGCAGAAATACGCCCCACTGCCGGCGCGCAGCCTGGGCCAGCTGTGCAGCATGAGCCGTTACGGCGCGCCGCAGCTGCAAGCCGAAGTCAAGCGCGTGCAGGCCCAGGCCAAGCACCTTTTCGCCCACACGCAGGTGGCGGGCCACACTTGGTTCTGGCCGGAGGATGAAGATCCGCGCAGCCGGCGCTGGCGGCTGGATGAGGAAGTGCGCCTGCTGGCGCCCTTCGACCCCATCGTCTGGGATCGCCTGCGCTTCGAGTTGTTCTGGGGCTGGGCCTATCGCTTCGAGGCCTACACGCCCGCGCCCAAACGCAAGCTGGGCTATTACGCTCTGCCCATGCTGTGGCGCGGCGAGGTGCTGGGCTGGGCCAATGCCAGCGTGGTGGCGGGTGAGTTGCAGTTGCAGTGCGGCTACCTGAGCGGCAGCGCACCGAGCGACCCGGCCTTTGAGGGCGCCTTGCAAAGCGAGATCGAGCGCCTGCGCTTATTTCTAAGCCTGGACCTCGCATAG
- the dapF gene encoding diaminopimelate epimerase yields the protein MKLSFTKMQGAGNDFVVIDATRNPLQLSAAQIRVLGDRRFGVGCDQILVIERSSNPGVDFRYRIFNGSSGAEVEHCGNGSRCFVRYVVDKGLTDKTTVRVETVNAVLELQLREDGRVTVDMGAPVFDLSRVPFDAQGLSPRECNGFALWPLAEADCEVAVLSMGNPHAVQLVDDVESAPVLTRGPLVEAHPRFVRKVNAGFMQIISRSEVKLRVFERDAGETLACGTGACAAVVAGIRLGLLDEAVEVHARGGDLRIEWAGQSVGLHAPVRMTGPAQTVFEGEISL from the coding sequence ATGAAGCTTTCATTCACCAAAATGCAGGGCGCCGGCAATGACTTCGTGGTCATTGACGCCACCCGCAACCCCCTGCAACTCAGCGCCGCGCAAATCCGCGTGCTGGGCGACCGCCGCTTTGGCGTGGGTTGTGATCAGATCCTGGTGATCGAGCGCAGCAGCAACCCCGGCGTGGATTTCCGCTACCGCATCTTCAACGGCAGCTCCGGCGCCGAGGTGGAGCATTGCGGCAATGGCTCGCGCTGCTTTGTGCGCTATGTGGTGGACAAGGGCCTGACCGACAAGACGACCGTGCGGGTTGAAACCGTCAACGCCGTGCTTGAGCTGCAGCTGCGTGAAGACGGCCGCGTCACCGTGGACATGGGCGCGCCGGTGTTCGACTTGAGTCGTGTGCCTTTTGACGCGCAAGGCCTGAGCCCGCGCGAATGCAATGGCTTCGCGCTGTGGCCGCTGGCTGAGGCCGATTGCGAAGTGGCCGTGCTGTCGATGGGCAACCCGCATGCGGTGCAGCTGGTGGACGATGTGGAGAGCGCCCCGGTGCTGACCCGTGGCCCGCTGGTGGAGGCGCACCCGCGCTTTGTACGCAAGGTCAATGCGGGCTTTATGCAAATCATCTCGCGCAGCGAGGTGAAGCTGCGGGTGTTCGAGCGCGATGCCGGCGAGACCCTGGCTTGTGGCACCGGCGCTTGCGCGGCGGTGGTGGCGGGCATCCGCTTAGGGCTTTTGGACGAGGCCGTGGAAGTGCATGCGCGCGGCGGAGATTTGAGAATTGAATGGGCCGGCCAGAGCGTCGGCCTGCACGCGCCGGTGCGCATGACCGGGCCGGCGCAAACCGTGTTTGAAGGAGAAATTTCGCTGTGA
- a CDS encoding lysophospholipid acyltransferase family protein: MLSKLGAYLLIGLLWLLHFLPLGILAAFGRGLGALLWVLAGRRRRIALRNLELCFPEKDAAERERLAREHFGWMGRSLLERGLIWFASPARLRRILHVKGDITLSERGSVMWYLPHFVGLEWVGPAIMLNQKAPGVDIYQSQSNPVFDKYLLIGRQRFGKTAFVDRSEGFRPVMRLIKQGYSFLNAPDQDFGIKDSAFVPFFGVSACTLLAPSKVARSMKMPVQPLVVTMLPGGQGYEVEACEPPAGYPSDDPLADAHTMNAWLEDRIRRNPAQYLWVHRRFKTRPQGEPSVY; this comes from the coding sequence ATGTTGTCGAAATTGGGTGCCTATCTCTTGATTGGCCTGCTGTGGCTCTTGCACTTTTTGCCCTTGGGAATCCTGGCCGCCTTTGGCCGTGGCTTGGGGGCTTTGCTGTGGGTGTTGGCGGGGCGGCGGCGCCGCATCGCGCTGCGCAATCTGGAACTCTGCTTCCCGGAAAAAGACGCCGCCGAGCGCGAGCGCCTGGCGCGTGAGCATTTCGGCTGGATGGGGCGCAGCCTGCTGGAGCGCGGCCTGATCTGGTTTGCCTCGCCCGCCCGCCTGCGCCGCATCTTGCATGTGAAGGGCGATATCACCTTGTCCGAGCGCGGCTCGGTGATGTGGTATCTGCCGCACTTTGTGGGCCTGGAATGGGTAGGCCCGGCCATCATGCTGAATCAAAAAGCGCCGGGGGTGGACATCTACCAAAGCCAGAGCAACCCGGTCTTCGACAAATACCTGTTGATCGGCCGCCAGCGCTTCGGCAAAACCGCTTTTGTTGACCGCAGCGAAGGCTTTCGCCCGGTGATGCGCTTGATCAAGCAGGGCTATTCCTTTTTGAACGCGCCGGACCAAGACTTCGGCATCAAGGACTCCGCCTTCGTGCCTTTCTTTGGCGTCTCGGCCTGCACCTTGCTGGCGCCGTCCAAGGTGGCGCGCAGCATGAAGATGCCGGTGCAGCCGCTGGTGGTGACCATGTTGCCGGGCGGCCAAGGCTATGAAGTTGAGGCTTGCGAGCCGCCTGCCGGCTACCCCAGCGACGACCCGCTGGCCGACGCCCACACCATGAACGCCTGGCTGGAGGATCGCATCCGCCGCAACCCGGCCCAGTATCTGTGGGTGCACAGGCGCTTCAAGACGCGGCCGCAGGGCGAGCCCTCGGTGTATTGA
- a CDS encoding tyrosine recombinase XerC, which produces MPSLLQDYLRHARVERGLAPRSLVIYTQALRRLHAFSLEGKGLDLLRLRPNQARGLLMRMHGEQDLGPRSMALQLSVWRGLYRYLGGLRLVDLNPFDGLRAPKAAKPLPKALAVDDAVQLAEHADPDAEPAGEALDRCIVELLYGCGLRVSELEGLDVAASGTARGWVDVQAAEVHVLGKGSKRRSVPVGRAALQALQAWLALRGQSARPDEPALLVGARGGRLGASQIRARLKARALAAGSPSHVHPHMLRHSFASHLLQSSGDLRAVQELLGHANITTTQVYTQLDYQHLAKIYDAAHPRAKLTRKK; this is translated from the coding sequence CTGCCCAGCTTATTGCAGGACTATCTGCGCCACGCCCGGGTTGAGCGTGGCCTAGCACCGCGCAGCTTGGTGATTTACACGCAAGCCCTGCGCCGGTTGCACGCCTTCAGCCTGGAGGGCAAGGGCCTGGATTTGCTGCGCTTGCGGCCCAATCAAGCGCGTGGCTTGTTGATGCGCATGCACGGCGAGCAAGACCTGGGGCCGCGCAGCATGGCTTTGCAGCTGTCGGTGTGGCGGGGCTTGTACCGCTACCTCGGCGGCTTGCGTTTGGTGGACCTCAACCCCTTCGACGGTCTGCGTGCGCCCAAGGCCGCCAAGCCTTTGCCCAAGGCCTTGGCGGTGGATGACGCGGTGCAGTTGGCCGAGCATGCCGACCCTGACGCGGAGCCTGCGGGCGAGGCGCTGGATCGCTGCATCGTCGAGTTGCTTTACGGCTGCGGCCTGCGTGTGTCCGAGCTGGAGGGGCTGGATGTGGCTGCCAGTGGCACGGCACGCGGCTGGGTGGATGTGCAAGCGGCCGAAGTGCATGTGCTGGGCAAGGGCAGCAAGCGCCGCAGTGTGCCGGTGGGGCGAGCGGCCTTGCAGGCTTTGCAGGCCTGGCTGGCGCTGCGTGGACAATCGGCCCGGCCGGATGAGCCTGCCTTGCTGGTGGGGGCACGCGGCGGGCGCTTAGGTGCATCGCAGATTCGCGCACGGCTGAAGGCGCGCGCGCTGGCGGCGGGCAGCCCCAGCCATGTGCATCCGCATATGCTGCGGCATTCTTTTGCCTCGCATTTGCTGCAGTCCAGTGGTGATTTGCGCGCGGTGCAGGAGTTGCTGGGCCACGCCAATATCACCACCACCCAGGTCTATACCCAGCTGGACTACCAGCACCTGGCCAAGATTTACGACGCCGCGCATCCCCGCGCGAAGTTGACGAGAAAAAAGTAG
- a CDS encoding Lrp/AsnC family transcriptional regulator, which translates to MNELLNLDAADLRILDLLQRDAAQSNQDLAAAAHVSPATCLRRVKRLVDAGIITRRIALLAPEKLGPSLSAIVEITLDRQGAEHLAAFEAKVQQDAAVQQCYRVSPGPDFVLILQVADMPAYHALVQRLFTQDANVRNVKAFFSVFRAKFEPSVALPQG; encoded by the coding sequence ATGAATGAATTATTGAATCTCGACGCCGCGGACTTGCGCATCCTCGATCTGCTGCAGCGCGATGCGGCGCAATCCAACCAGGACTTGGCGGCCGCCGCCCATGTGTCGCCCGCCACCTGTTTGCGGCGCGTCAAGCGCTTGGTGGATGCCGGCATCATCACCCGGCGCATCGCCTTGCTGGCGCCCGAAAAGCTGGGGCCAAGCCTGAGCGCCATCGTCGAAATCACCCTGGACCGCCAAGGCGCAGAGCATCTGGCCGCCTTTGAAGCCAAGGTGCAGCAAGACGCGGCGGTGCAGCAGTGCTACCGCGTCTCGCCGGGGCCGGACTTTGTGCTGATCTTGCAAGTGGCCGATATGCCGGCCTATCACGCCCTGGTGCAGCGCCTGTTCACGCAAGACGCCAATGTGCGCAATGTGAAGGCGTTTTTCAGCGTGTTCCGCGCCAAGTTCGAGCCCAGCGTGGCGCTGCCTCAGGGCTGA
- the metK gene encoding methionine adenosyltransferase, giving the protein MANNDFLFTSESVSEGHPDKVADQISDAILDAIFTQDPLSRVAAETLCNTGLVVLAGEITTNAHVDYIQVARDTIKRIGYDNTEYGIDYKGCAVLVAYDKQSNDIAQGVDHASDDHLNTGAGDQGLMFGYACDETPELMPAPIYYAHRLVERQAQLRKDGRLPFLRPDAKSQVTLRYVNGKPHSIDTVVLSTQHAPEMSLGDKMKPEFYEAIREEIIKPVLPKEWLTEDTKYLINPTGRFVIGGPQGDCGLTGRKIIVDTYGGACPHGGGAFSGKDPTKVDRSAAYAARYVAKNIVAAGLARQCQIQVAYAIGVARPMNVTVYTEGTGVISDDKIAALVNEHFDLRPKGIIQMLDLLRPIYSKTAAYGHFGREEPEFTWERTDKAAALRAAAGL; this is encoded by the coding sequence GTGGCGAACAACGATTTTCTTTTTACGTCTGAATCGGTTTCCGAAGGTCACCCCGACAAGGTCGCGGATCAGATCTCGGACGCGATTCTCGACGCAATCTTCACCCAAGACCCGCTTTCTCGCGTCGCGGCTGAAACCCTGTGCAACACCGGCCTGGTGGTGCTGGCGGGTGAAATCACCACCAACGCCCATGTGGACTACATCCAGGTGGCGCGCGACACCATCAAGCGCATCGGTTACGACAACACCGAATACGGCATCGACTACAAGGGCTGCGCCGTGCTGGTGGCCTATGACAAGCAGAGCAATGACATCGCCCAAGGCGTTGACCATGCCTCCGATGACCACCTCAACACCGGCGCCGGCGACCAAGGCCTGATGTTCGGCTACGCCTGCGATGAAACGCCGGAGCTGATGCCCGCGCCGATCTACTACGCCCACCGTCTGGTGGAGCGCCAGGCCCAGCTGCGCAAGGACGGCCGCCTGCCCTTCTTGCGCCCCGACGCCAAGAGCCAGGTCACGCTGCGCTACGTCAACGGCAAGCCGCACAGCATCGACACGGTGGTCTTGTCCACCCAGCATGCACCCGAGATGAGCCTGGGCGACAAGATGAAGCCCGAGTTCTACGAGGCCATCCGCGAAGAGATCATCAAGCCGGTGCTGCCCAAGGAATGGCTGACCGAGGACACCAAATACCTGATCAACCCGACAGGCCGCTTCGTCATCGGCGGCCCGCAAGGTGATTGCGGCCTGACCGGCCGCAAGATCATCGTCGACACCTACGGCGGCGCCTGCCCGCACGGCGGCGGCGCCTTCAGCGGCAAGGACCCAACAAAGGTTGACCGCTCGGCCGCCTACGCCGCCCGCTATGTGGCCAAGAACATCGTCGCCGCCGGCCTGGCGCGCCAGTGCCAGATCCAGGTGGCCTACGCCATCGGCGTGGCCCGCCCGATGAATGTGACCGTCTACACCGAAGGCACCGGCGTCATCAGCGACGACAAGATCGCCGCACTGGTCAACGAGCACTTCGACCTGCGCCCCAAGGGCATCATCCAGATGCTGGACCTGCTGCGCCCGATCTACAGCAAGACCGCCGCCTACGGCCACTTCGGCCGCGAAGAGCCTGAGTTCACTTGGGAGAGAACGGACAAGGCGGCAGCGCTGCGCGCAGCCGCTGGCCTGTAA
- a CDS encoding lysophospholipid acyltransferase family protein: protein MLQLFRLLSKLPLRWLHAVGVIAGWLTYWASATYRRRFQANVRVAGLSWAAARGGIAHAGRMIVETPWLWMRPPGQPLGDAVQWQGAELVEAAMAQGKGLMLLTPHLGCFEICAQAVAERFGAVAPLTVLFRPARQAWLREVVDASRERPCLNTAPANLAGVRQMLRALRQGHTIGLLPDQVPPQGLGVWAPFFGEPAYTMTMAGKLLQQTGAAALLMWGERLPKGRGFVVHVRPGPVIAAEASPEAAATAINQAMEELIRLAPAQYLWGYHRYKQPRELDIAAAPVAAAAPAAASNKNKES, encoded by the coding sequence ATGTTGCAGCTGTTTCGTCTACTGTCCAAATTACCCCTGCGCTGGTTGCATGCCGTCGGTGTGATTGCCGGCTGGCTGACCTATTGGGCCTCCGCCACTTACCGGCGCCGCTTCCAGGCCAATGTGCGCGTGGCCGGCCTGAGCTGGGCGGCGGCGCGCGGCGGCATCGCCCATGCCGGGCGCATGATTGTGGAGACCCCCTGGCTATGGATGCGCCCACCGGGCCAGCCCCTGGGCGATGCGGTGCAGTGGCAAGGTGCGGAGCTGGTCGAGGCGGCCATGGCTCAGGGCAAGGGCCTGATGCTGCTCACGCCCCATCTGGGTTGTTTTGAAATCTGCGCGCAGGCCGTGGCCGAGCGCTTCGGCGCCGTGGCGCCCTTGACCGTGCTGTTTCGCCCGGCCCGCCAGGCCTGGCTGCGCGAGGTGGTGGATGCTTCGCGCGAGCGGCCCTGCTTGAATACGGCGCCCGCCAATCTGGCCGGGGTGCGGCAGATGCTGCGCGCGCTGCGCCAAGGCCACACCATCGGCCTGCTGCCCGACCAAGTGCCGCCTCAGGGCCTGGGCGTCTGGGCGCCCTTTTTTGGCGAGCCGGCTTACACCATGACCATGGCCGGCAAGCTGCTGCAGCAAACCGGCGCGGCCGCCTTGCTGATGTGGGGCGAGCGTCTGCCCAAGGGCCGTGGTTTTGTGGTGCATGTGCGGCCCGGCCCGGTGATTGCGGCGGAGGCCTCGCCGGAGGCGGCCGCGACGGCCATCAACCAAGCCATGGAAGAATTGATTCGCCTGGCGCCCGCGCAGTACTTGTGGGGCTATCACCGCTACAAACAGCCGCGCGAACTCGATATCGCTGCGGCGCCGGTGGCAGCCGCCGCACCCGCCGCAGCCTCAAATAAGAACAAGGAAAGCTAA
- a CDS encoding class I SAM-dependent rRNA methyltransferase produces MKKVVIRAGKERSLQRRHPWVFEGSVARGGADAGETVRVESAEGLFLCWGAFSPKSNIRVRAWSFDEAQRIDAAFFQQRIAKALAMRTRLPIASDAVRLIHGEADGLPGLIVDRYGDTLVAQFLSAGVERWKAVIIDALMAATGLNRLYERSDAQVRELEGLPQQTGWLRGEGETEIIIQEHQWCLSLDVAEGHKTGYYLDQRDNRKKFADSVRQYGCKSVLNCFSYTGGFSVAALAGGATEVISVDSSAPALARADAHVRLNGFEPGHHRSLDADVNATLRNFLKEGRTFDAIVLDPPKFAPTVAHAERAARAYKDINRLGLRLLAPGGLLFTFSCSGGISPDLFHKIVAGAGLDAQADGYILDRVGATPDHPQTINFPEGEYLKGLLVLKAA; encoded by the coding sequence ATGAAAAAAGTTGTCATACGCGCCGGTAAAGAGCGTTCACTGCAGCGCCGCCACCCCTGGGTGTTTGAAGGCTCGGTCGCGCGCGGCGGTGCCGATGCGGGCGAGACGGTGCGGGTGGAGTCGGCCGAAGGCCTGTTCCTGTGCTGGGGCGCTTTCAGCCCCAAGTCCAATATCCGCGTGCGGGCCTGGAGCTTTGACGAGGCTCAGCGCATCGACGCAGCCTTCTTCCAGCAACGCATTGCCAAGGCCCTGGCCATGCGCACGCGCTTGCCGATTGCGTCTGACGCCGTGCGCCTGATTCATGGCGAGGCCGATGGCCTACCGGGCTTGATCGTGGACCGCTACGGCGACACCTTGGTGGCGCAGTTCCTGTCCGCCGGGGTGGAGCGCTGGAAGGCCGTCATCATCGACGCCTTGATGGCCGCCACGGGCTTGAACCGCTTGTACGAGCGCTCCGACGCGCAGGTGCGGGAACTGGAGGGCCTGCCCCAGCAAACCGGCTGGCTGCGCGGCGAGGGCGAGACCGAAATCATCATCCAAGAGCACCAGTGGTGCCTGAGCCTGGATGTGGCCGAGGGCCACAAAACCGGCTACTACCTCGACCAGCGCGATAACCGCAAGAAGTTTGCCGACAGCGTGCGCCAGTACGGCTGCAAGTCGGTGCTGAACTGCTTCAGCTACACCGGCGGCTTCTCGGTGGCGGCCCTGGCGGGCGGCGCCACCGAGGTGATCAGCGTGGACTCCTCCGCGCCGGCCCTGGCGCGAGCCGATGCGCATGTGCGCCTGAACGGCTTTGAGCCCGGCCACCACCGCAGCCTGGATGCCGACGTCAACGCCACCTTGCGCAACTTCCTCAAGGAAGGCCGGACCTTTGACGCCATCGTGCTCGACCCACCCAAGTTCGCGCCCACCGTGGCGCATGCCGAGCGGGCCGCGCGCGCCTACAAAGACATCAACCGTCTGGGTCTGCGCCTGCTGGCGCCCGGTGGCTTGTTGTTCACCTTCTCATGCTCGGGTGGCATCAGCCCCGATCTGTTCCACAAGATCGTTGCGGGCGCGGGCCTGGATGCACAGGCCGACGGCTACATCCTCGACCGCGTTGGCGCTACGCCCGATCACCCGCAAACCATCAACTTCCCTGAGGGCGAGTACCTCAAGGGCTTGCTGGTGCTGAAGGCGGCCTGA